In Cryptomeria japonica chromosome 10, Sugi_1.0, whole genome shotgun sequence, a genomic segment contains:
- the LOC131859123 gene encoding BTB/POZ domain-containing protein At3g50780-like produces the protein MFIFSAVWPPLPSYKSRSNCELYYCLCCVISGMDSKPNEQIMLTDLNSCTYVNQRHQFGETTSADVKLQIYGPNREEYKGNPLHLHSETLQNSEFFKTLLSDRWSSDVRPFEIEVTTCQCFENYLRCIEMMYSSTSSLRFSDVDECLSILSVASELLVSKFIQQCMTYLEAVPWNSEQESTIRDLLSSLNLNLSVFPDFNARLNKQKNEYLDFVGENFKAMLSFLSTEERADDKQPNIREAVGKFIVENLQGDACSSSGIADMCRRSILEALKFNIVFIRSHIDVSFNATKRKNGANEEHSHCVLLWPFKVIERCDPTTMEAAVRILCENLKPSNIRPGNVNRRKIMLPFLLGCLEALGNGKIIVERKLRVGFVTTWLPVMAELIHNAQHGPPNVKDDEELKTRFCRGVINVMEPLPLDDWRGIYKIWIRCCVSYYIDLSIPFAWSCKLLQKLHD, from the coding sequence ATGTTCATATTCAGTGCAGTTTGGCCACCATTACCATCTTACAAGTCGCGAAGTAATTGTGAACTGTATTATTGCTTGTGCTGTGTGATTTCAGGCATGGATTCAAAACCTAATGAGCAGATTATGCTGACGGATTTGAACAGTTGTACATATGTGAACCAGCGACATCAATTCGGAGAAACAACCTCTGCTGATGTAAAATTACAAATATATGGCCCAAATAGAGAAGAGTATAAGGGAAATCCCCTACATCTTCATTCTGAAACTCTTCAAAACTCGGAATTTTTTAAGACTTTGTTATCAGATCGCTGGTCTTCTGATGTCCGACCCTTTGAAATTGAGGTAACCACTTGTCAATGTTTTGAAAACTATTTACGATGCATTGAGATGATGTATTCTTCTACTTCTTCTCTTCGTTTCTCCGATGTGGATGAATGCTTGTCAATTTTGTCAGTTGCTTCGGAATTGTTAGTGAGTAAGTTTATTCAGCAATGCATGACATATTTGGAGGCTGTTCCTTGGAATTCAGAGCAAGAATCTACTATTAGAGATCTATTGTCCTCTCTGAATTTGAATTTGAGCGTCTTCCCTGATTTCAATGCAAGGCTTAACAAACAGAAGAATGAGTATTTAGATTTTGTGGGAGAGAATTTTAAAGCAATGTTATCTTTTCTTTCCACTGAAGAGCGTGCCGATGATAAACAACCAAATATTCGAGAAGCAGTGGGCAAATTTATAGTAGAGAATTTGCAGGGAGATGCGTGTTCAAGTTCAGGCATTGCAGATATGTGCAGGCGCAGCATTTTAGAGGCGTTGAAATTTAACATTGTATTTATTCGTAGCCATATCGATGTAAGTTTTAATGCTACCAAGAGAAAAAACGGGGCAAATGAGGAACATAGTCATTGTGTTCTGCTCTGGCCCTTCAAAGTAATTGAACGCTGTGATCCAACGACCATGGAAGCCGCTGTGAGGATATTATGTgaaaacttgaaaccttccaatatcaGACCAGGGAATGTAAACCGCAGGAAAATTATGTTGCCttttctgttggggtgtctggagGCTCTGGGTAACGGGAAAATAATTGTTGAACGAAAGCTTCGTGTTGGTTTTGTTACAACATGGTTACCAGTAATGGCGGAATTGATTCACAATGCTCAACATGGCCCCCCAAACGTGAAGGATGATGAAGAGTTAAAGACCCGGTTTTGCAGGGGAGTGATTAATGTTATGGAACCCCTCCCTTTGGATGATTGGAGAGGCATTTACAAAATCTGGATACGTTGCTGTGTCAGTTATTATATTGACTTGAGCATACCGTTTGCTTGGTCCTGCAAGCTACTGCAGAAATTACATGATTAG